A window from Halomicrobium urmianum encodes these proteins:
- the yjjX gene encoding inosine/xanthosine triphosphatase encodes MTRILVGSTNPVKVAATERVVAGVLDATVEGVTVDSGVSEQPRRRAETVAGAENRARRALAAGDADYGVGVEGGVAETDGPPGTWLVMWAAVTDGDRLARGGGPSIRLPDDVAQRVRDGGELGPVLDDQAGTSDVGEGVGAAGVLTGGAVDRESSLVHAVAGAFGPFVTDHYEG; translated from the coding sequence GTGACGCGGATTCTCGTCGGCAGCACGAACCCGGTGAAGGTCGCCGCGACCGAGCGCGTCGTCGCGGGCGTCCTCGACGCGACCGTCGAAGGCGTCACCGTCGACTCGGGCGTCTCCGAACAGCCCCGCAGACGAGCGGAGACGGTCGCGGGCGCGGAGAACCGCGCCCGGCGCGCGCTGGCGGCCGGCGACGCGGACTACGGCGTCGGCGTCGAGGGCGGCGTGGCCGAGACTGACGGCCCGCCGGGCACGTGGCTGGTCATGTGGGCGGCCGTCACCGACGGCGACCGCCTCGCCCGCGGCGGCGGGCCGTCGATCAGGTTGCCAGACGACGTCGCGCAGCGCGTCCGCGACGGCGGGGAACTCGGGCCGGTGCTCGACGACCAGGCGGGGACGAGCGACGTCGGCGAAGGGGTCGGCGCGGCGGGCGTGCTGACCGGCGGCGCCGTCGACCGCGAGTCGTCGCTGGTCCACGCCGTCGCCGGCGCGTTCGGTCCGTTCGTGACCGACCACTACGAGGGGTGA
- a CDS encoding transcription initiation factor IIB, translating into MNSNSRTRARADTRTDENEEEEQNETTVCPECNGDLVVDDEHGETVCESCGLVVEEDDIDRGPEWRAFDANEKDEKSRVGAPTTNMMHDKGLSTNIDWRDQDAYGNSLSGKQRQKMQRLRKWNERFRTRDSKERNLKQALGEIDRMASALGLPDNVRETASVIYRRALDENLLPGRSIEGVSTASVYAAARQAGVPRSLDEIADVSRVDKDEIARTYRYVARELGLEIEPADPESYVPRFASSLELSEESEHRARELLQNAKEEGVHSGKSPVGLAAAAVYAAALLTNEKTTQAEVSEVADISEVTIRNRYHELLEAEQGLPMA; encoded by the coding sequence ATGAACTCCAACTCCAGGACACGCGCGCGAGCGGACACGCGCACGGACGAGAACGAAGAAGAGGAACAGAACGAGACGACCGTGTGCCCGGAGTGTAACGGCGACCTGGTCGTCGACGACGAGCACGGCGAGACGGTCTGCGAATCCTGCGGGCTGGTCGTCGAGGAAGACGACATCGACCGCGGACCCGAGTGGCGTGCATTCGACGCCAACGAGAAGGACGAGAAGTCCCGCGTCGGCGCGCCGACGACGAACATGATGCACGACAAGGGCCTGTCGACCAACATCGACTGGCGCGACCAGGACGCCTACGGCAACTCCCTGTCGGGCAAGCAGCGCCAGAAGATGCAGCGGCTCCGGAAGTGGAACGAGCGGTTCCGGACCCGCGACTCCAAGGAGCGCAACCTCAAGCAGGCGCTGGGCGAGATCGACCGCATGGCCTCCGCGCTGGGCCTGCCCGACAACGTCCGCGAGACCGCGTCGGTCATCTACCGCCGCGCGCTGGACGAGAACCTCCTGCCGGGCCGCTCCATCGAGGGCGTCTCGACGGCGTCGGTGTACGCCGCCGCCCGCCAGGCCGGCGTCCCGCGCTCGCTGGACGAGATCGCCGACGTCTCCCGGGTCGACAAGGACGAGATCGCCCGCACCTACCGCTACGTCGCGCGCGAGCTCGGCCTCGAGATCGAACCGGCCGACCCCGAGAGCTACGTCCCGCGCTTCGCCTCCTCGCTGGAGCTGTCCGAGGAGTCCGAGCACCGCGCCCGCGAACTCCTCCAGAACGCCAAGGAGGAGGGCGTCCACTCCGGCAAGTCGCCCGTCGGTCTCGCCGCGGCCGCCGTCTACGCCGCCGCGCTGCTGACCAACGAGAAGACCACGCAGGCGGAGGTCTCGGAGGTCGCCGACATCTCCGAGGTCACCATCCGCAACCGCTACCACGAGCTGCTGGAGGCCGAGCAGGGCCTCCCGATGGCCTGA
- a CDS encoding DNA-methyltransferase, producing METEHRVVPGDARDIALPDDSVELVVTSPPYPMIEMWDDAFADLDPAVGEALEAGDGDRAYRLMHDVLDAVWAELARVLRPGGIACINVGDATRSIGDGFRSFPNHAEITRRLADRGLRSLPDLVWRKPANSAAKFMGSGMVPPNAYPTLEHEHVLVFRNGQRREFPPGDDDRYESAYFWEERNEWFSDLWDLHGEPQDLDAGVRDRSGAFPLELPYRLISMFSVYGDTVLDPFLGTGTTTLAAMAAGRSSVGYERDEGLLEALADRVDGVADRSRAIARRRLSDHREWVRQRRADGKEPGYEAEHYDVAVNTRQERRIRLYAVEDVAETDDGYRATHAPVEEIPE from the coding sequence ATGGAGACGGAGCATCGCGTCGTCCCGGGCGACGCTCGCGACATCGCCCTCCCGGACGACAGCGTCGAACTGGTCGTCACGTCGCCGCCCTACCCGATGATCGAGATGTGGGACGACGCCTTCGCCGACCTGGACCCCGCCGTCGGCGAGGCCCTGGAGGCCGGCGACGGCGACCGGGCCTACCGGCTGATGCACGACGTCCTCGACGCGGTGTGGGCCGAGCTCGCCCGCGTGCTCCGTCCGGGCGGCATCGCCTGTATCAACGTCGGCGACGCGACCCGCTCGATCGGCGACGGCTTCCGCTCGTTCCCCAACCACGCCGAGATCACCCGCCGGCTGGCCGACCGCGGCCTGCGCTCGCTGCCCGACCTCGTCTGGCGCAAGCCCGCCAACAGCGCAGCGAAGTTCATGGGCTCCGGTATGGTCCCGCCCAACGCCTACCCGACGCTGGAGCACGAGCACGTCCTCGTCTTCCGCAACGGCCAGCGCCGCGAGTTCCCGCCGGGCGACGACGACCGCTACGAGAGCGCCTACTTCTGGGAGGAGCGCAACGAGTGGTTCTCCGACCTCTGGGACCTCCACGGCGAGCCCCAGGACCTCGACGCCGGCGTCCGCGACCGGTCGGGGGCCTTCCCGCTGGAACTGCCGTATCGGCTGATCTCGATGTTCTCGGTCTACGGCGACACCGTCCTCGATCCCTTCCTGGGGACCGGGACGACGACGCTGGCGGCGATGGCCGCCGGCCGCTCCTCCGTCGGCTACGAGCGCGACGAGGGCCTGCTGGAGGCGCTGGCCGACCGGGTCGACGGCGTCGCCGACCGCTCCCGCGCCATCGCTCGCCGGCGGCTGTCCGACCACCGCGAGTGGGTCCGGCAGCGACGGGCGGACGGGAAGGAGCCGGGCTACGAGGCCGAGCACTACGACGTCGCCGTCAACACCAGGCAGGAGCGGCGGATCCGCCTCTACGCCGTCGAGGACGTCGCCGAGACGGACGACGGCTACCGCGCGACCCACGCCCCGGTCGAGGAGATCCCCGAGTGA